Proteins found in one Ostrinia nubilalis chromosome 27, ilOstNubi1.1, whole genome shotgun sequence genomic segment:
- the LOC135084742 gene encoding uncharacterized protein LOC135084742: MEGKGNSAILKAFICAKEAGLSSSVFKMNWNFTSLFIFFSVSVCAASYHEQYRVPKTCTDKWESYVFNDMEYVVQNLPVNWENAKILCRGHHNGSLAVLDTKEKAEFLAEALSESQLSIESVWVGARRGSADDPAGYRWGQGLELRRTAADVYSEAGLDDHYPAWLNRTRVPVPEGGADCVARLRGLALPDTEASHSLCASHWFTFWLNRTRVPVPEGGADCVALERARHDRPVFVDLPCQILRPFACERGWLNRTRVPVPEGGADCVALERARHDRPVFVDLPCQILRPFACERGPALLMCPSH, translated from the exons atgGAGGGAAAAGGGAATTCCGCCATTTTGAAAGCATTCATTTGTGCCAAAGAGGCGGGACTGAGCAGTTCTGTTTTCAAAATGAATTGGAATTTtacatctttatttattttcttttctgtgAGTGTCTGTGCGGCCAGTTACCATGAACAGTATAGAG tgCCCAAAACATGTACGGACAAGTGGGAGTCGTACGTGTTTAATGATATGGAATACGTGGTTCAAAATCTGCCTGTAAATTGGGAAAACGCCAAAATTCTCTGTCG aggTCACCACAATGGATCCCTTGCAGTATTAGACACAAAGGAAAAAGCTGAATTCTTGGCCGAAGCTCTTTCTGAGTCCCAGCTTT CTATAGAGTCAGTATGGGTGGGCGCCCGGAGGGGCTCCGCTGACGACCCGGCGGGCTACCGCTGGGGGCAAGGCCTGGAGTTGAGAAGGACTGCTGCTGATGTCTACTCGGAGGCTGGCTTGGATGATCACTACCCTGCG TGGCTGAACCGCACCAGGGTCCCGGTACCAGAGGGTGGAGCAGACTGCGTGGCCCGTCTTCGTGGACTTGCCCTGCCAGATACTGAGGCTTCGCACTCCTTATGTGCCTCTCACTGGTtcacattc TGGCTGAACCGCACCAGGGTCCCGGTTCCAGAAGGCGGCGCGGACTGCGTGGCGCTGGAGCGTGCGCGCCACGACCGGCCCGTCTTCGTGGACTTACCCTGCCAGATACTGAGGCCCTTCGCTTGTGAGAGAGGA TGGCTGAACCGCACCAGGGTGCCGGTACCAGAGGGTGGCGCGGACTGCGTGGCGCTGGAACGCGCGCGCCACGACCGGCCCGTCTTCGTGGACTTGCCCTGCCAGATACTGAGACCCTTCGCTTGCGAGAGAGGACCGGCACTCCTCATGTGTCCCTCTCACTGA